In one window of Fulvia fulva chromosome 5, complete sequence DNA:
- a CDS encoding Alkanesulfonate monooxygenase has protein sequence MVFEFISLAFPNASTELDPIPGAPIDPDYLARYARNLDEYDFNYTLQPYGSGSFDPFTTGATIAAHTKNLKVIIALRPNTMYPTVAAKALATLDQLSKGRAVVHFIAGGSDAEQAKEGDFLSKDQRYERLEEYIKILKRAWQSAEPFDWDGKHYQFKQFSNTVRPVNGSSIPVSVGGSSDEAYRVGGSLADIFGLWGEPLKETKQQIDRIYAEAEKAGRTDRPRIWVTFRPITAESDDLAWQKAHRTLDALTGNRDKGQGIVPAAAGTPQNVGSQRLLEIAARGEVQDRALWYPTVTATNARGASTALVGSYQTIADSILDYVDLGCDLISIRGYDNLNDAIDYGRHVLPRVRAVLSKENGDRSLKNGATSAVVDG, from the exons ATGGTATTCGAATTCATCTCTCTGGCATTCCCAAATGCAAGCACGGAGCTGGACCCCATACCTGGTGCTCCCATCGACCCAGACTACCTGGCACGCTACGCGCGCAATCTCGACGAGTATGACTTCAACTACACTCTCCAGCCCTATGGAAGTGGAAGCTTCGACCCTTTCACGACTGGAGCCACCATCGCCGCCCACACGAAAAATCTGAAAGTCATCATTGCTCTCAGGCCGAACACCATGTACCCTACAGTCGCAGCGAAGGCCCTGGCTACTCTTGATCAGTTGAGCAAAGGACGCGCGGTGGTGCACTTCATCGCCGGTGGCTCTGATGCTGAGCAAGCCAAGGAGGGGGACTTCCTAAGTAAAGATCAACGATACGAACGACTTGAGGAGTACATCAAGATCCTCAAACGGGCTTGGCAGTCGGCTGAGCCATTTGATTGGGATGGCAAGCATTACCAGTTCAAGCAGTTCAGCAACACCGTCCGTCCTGTCAACGGTAGTAGTATTCCTGTCTCCGTCGGTGGATCAAG TGACGAGGCTTATCGTGTTGGAGGCTCGTTGGCCGATATCTTTGGTCTTTGGGGTGAGCCATTGAAAGAGACCAAACAGCAGAtcgatcgtatctacgccGAAGCTGAGAAGGCTGGCCGTACCGACCGCCCGCGAATCTGGGTCACATTCAGGCCCATAACGGCCGAGAGTGATGACCTTGCCTGGCAGAAGGCTCACCGCACACTCGATGCCCTCACTGGCAATCGCGACAAAGGCCAAGGGATCGTGCCCGCTGCTGCTGGAACTCCTCAGAATGTAGGCTCACAGCGTTTGTTGGAGATCGCAGCACGTGGAGAGGTCCAAGATCGTGCTCTG TGGTACCCAACTGTAACCGCGACGAACGCTCGTGGTGCTTCTACAGCGCTGGTCGGTTCATACCAGACCATCGCTGATTCGATCCTGGATTATGTTGACCTGGGATGTGACCTGATCAGCATTCGTGGCTATGACAACTTGAACGATGCGATTGACTATGGACGACATGTCTTACCCCGAGTAAGAGCTGTATTGAGCAAGGAAAACGGCGATCGCTCTCTCAAGAATGGTGCCACATCAGCCGTGGTAGATGGTTGA
- a CDS encoding Autophagy-related protein 3 encodes MQNLIHTFIDPLRDRFAPINNTSNFRSTGQITPEEFQAAGEFLVHKFPSWKWADAASPSQRVSYFPAGKQYLVTRGVPCRKRIKADDFAGSDAEDQLVRDMLKETGGDAGGEDDGWLKAGGSSGPEDSKLLKDVRTVDEDGKVGENAEEEDEIPDMDDEEDDEEAIIRDTSAGRKDEGLRTYTLYITYTPYYRTPRLYLLGYDAASNSPLPPISMMEDIVGDYKDKTVTLEDFNFTDPPIKTASVHPCKHASVMKVLLDRADAALKLRIEKMKHGEKPALAGMEGLVDQTSALGLQEKDKASKSKDKDGEADWEVLSGDGADDPEVPAIRVDQYLVVFLKFMASVTPGIEHDFTMGV; translated from the exons ATGCAGAACCTCATACACACATTCATCGACCCGCTAAGGGACCGATTCGCGCCCATCAACAACACCTCCAATTTCCGCTCCACCGGCCAGATCACGCCCGAAGAGTTCCAGGCTGCTGGTGAATTCCTCGTGCACAAGTTCCCTAGCTGGAAGTGGGCAGATGCAGCTTCACCGAGCCAGCGAGTCTCCTACTTCCCGGCCGGCAAGCAGTATCTGGTGACTCGCGGAGTGCCTTGCCGCAAGCGCATCAAGGCCGATGACTTCGCCGGCTCCGATGCAGAGGACCAGCTGGTGCGGGACATGCTGAAAGAGACAGGCGGCGACGCTGGCGGTGAAGATGATGGCTGGCTGAAGGCGGGTGGTAGCAGTGGACCTGAAGACAGCAAGCTCCTCAAAGACGTTAGAACTGTTGACGAGGACGGTAAAGTCGGGGAAAACGCTGAGGAGGAGGATGAGATCCCAGATATGGACGACGAAGAGGATGACGAGGAGGCTATCATTCGCGACACCAGCGCAGGCAGGAAGGACGAAGG ACTGCGGACCTACACGCTCTACATTACCTACACTCCATACTACCGCACACCTCGTCTCTACCTCCTTGGCTACGATGCAGCCTCCAACTCGCCGCTACCTCCGATCAGCATGATGGAAGACATCGTCGGTGACTACAAAGACAAGACTGTGACCCTCGAGGACTTCAACTTCACCGATCCGCCGATCAAGACTGCCTCCGTACATCCCTGCAAGCATGCAAGCGTTATGAAGGTGCTCTTGGATCGTGCCGATGCTGCCTTGAAGCTTCGCATCGAAAAGATGAAGCATGGAGAGAAGCCAGCCTTGGCGGGCATGGAAGGACTGGTTGACCAGACCTCAGCCTTGGGTCTtcaagagaaggacaaagcGTCGAAGAGCAAGGACAAGGATGGCGAGGCGGACTGGGAAGTGCTGTCTGGAGATGGTGCTGACGATCCAGAGGTGCCGGCCATTCGCGTGGACCAGTATCTCGTGGTATTCCTCAAGTTCATGGCTTCTGTCACTCCAGGCATCGAGCATGACTTCACCATGGGTGTCTGA
- a CDS encoding ATP synthase subunit 9, mitochondrial, with protein sequence MVPIRSHHEARWVVRASIQDRPLSGHSKQNFETCYSPSHAFPVTALQSFSALSTSTISPTPLISIHPKTAQSVFVSSHTITMASSLRMAAPKMAQMAAQSTRPAFKPQQLQKFARAYSAATPKTATFNTMKRTSTLINSARTKVSPIGQQAKRAYSSEMANALVQVSQNLGMGSAAIGLGGAGIGIGLVFAALLQAVARNPSLRGQLFSYAILGFAFVEAIGLFDLMVAMMCKYV encoded by the exons ATGGTCCCAATCAGGAGCCATCATGAGGCCAGGTGGGTTGTCCGAGCTTCTATTCAAGACCGACCTTTAAGCGGTCATTCCAAGCAAAATTTCGAGACCTGTTACTCTCCCTCCCACGCTTTCCCCGTGACAGCTCTCCAGTCCTTTTCAGCTCTGTCCACAAGCACCATCTCACCAACTCCGCTCATCTCAATCCATCCGAAGACAGCTCAATCCGTCTTCGTTTCATCACACACCATCACAATGGCCTCCTCTCTCCGCATGGCTGCCCCAAAGATGGCCCAGATGGCCGCCCAGAGCACTCGCCCAGCGTTCAAGCCACAGCAGCTCCAGAAGTTCGCTCGTGCTTACTCTG CCGCCACCCCAAAGACCGCCACCTTCAACACCATGAAGCGCACCTCGACCCTCATCAACTCCGCCCGCACCAAGGTCTCGCCTATCGGCCAGCAGGCCAAGCGTGCCTACTCCTCTGAGATGGCCAACGCCCTCGTCCAGGTCTCCCAGAACCTTGGTATGGGTAGCGCTGCCATCGGTCTCGGTGGTGCCG GCATCGGCATCGGGCTAGTCTTCGCTGCTCTCCTCCAGGCTGTTGCCCGTAACCCATCCCTCCGTGGCCAGCTTTTCTCTTACGCCATTCTTGGTTTCGCTTTCGTCGAGGCCATCGGT CTTTTCGACCTAATGGTTGCCATGATGTGCAAGTACGTCTAA
- a CDS encoding FAD-dependent monooxygenase hkm7 → MATTKHSNVDLLFAGAGPAGMMASMYLSEHGVKHRIIDRRGTRKLNGRADGLMTRTVEIWDSYSIADKISSVAASFGEWSLWSFDGDIQAGHEHLAARRVQPLVSWKIAGVVNGQLSPKILSTYEHGRIPVARRLIAHDRDMAAVLTARQDRDGAAINKIYARLQENNGTLLQYDHCSLVTADGDTARQSAASELKLGTTFPDVTVWSQARGDMAWSQSLLKSNGQWRLMVFAGDVAQISQLATVNSLGDQIVQLATTNDVELPDFHEAYFPLDEVAGRRYDTIYADWPSEGKDDTTVNAHKAYGVDPNKGALVLIRPDQFVAWVESLEDLGALEEWLARFMLAEREPRRDSGQDRESTESTDI, encoded by the exons ATGGCCACTACCAAGCACAGCAACGTCGACCTCTTGTTTGCAGGCGCGGGCCCTGCTGGCATGATGGCCAGCATGTATCTCTCAGAGCATGGTGTGAAGCATCGCATCATTGATCGAAGGGGCACAAGAAAACTCAACGGACGGGCCGACGGTCTCATGACGAGGACCGTCGAGATCTGGGACAGCTATAGCATCGCTGACAAGATCAGTAGCGTTGCCGCTTCGTTTGGGGAGTGGTCGTTGTGGTCCTTCGATGGCGATATTCAGGCTG GGCATGAACATCTCGCAGCACGACGCGTACAACCTCTTGTCTCGTGGAAGATCGCTGGCGTTGTCAATGGACAACTATCTCCAAAGATTTTGAGCACATACGAGCACGGGCGGATCCCAGTGGCTCGCCGCCTCATTGCCCACGATAGAGACATGGCCGCCGTATTAACAGCTCGCCAGGATCGTGACGGAGCAGCGATAAATAAGATATACGCTCGTCTGCAGGAGAACAACGGCACACTCCTGCAATATGACCACTGCTCTCTGGTTACAGCGGATGGTGATACTGCTCGTCAGAGCGCTGCATCTGAGCTCAAGCTAGGAACCACGTTCCCTGATGTGACAGTGTGGAGTCAGGCCAGAGGCGATATGGCGTGGTCACAATCACTTCTCAAGAGCAATGGACAGTGGCGCCTCATGGTCTTTGCTGGAGATGTAGCGCAGATATCACAGCTGGCTACCGTCAACAGTCTGGGTGATCAAATCGTACAGCT CGCCACTACCAATGATGTTGAATTGCCAGACTTCCACGAGGCATACTTTCCATTGGATGAAGTGGCGGGTCGAAGGTACGATACTATCTATGCCGACTGGCCTTCGGAAGGGAAGGATGATACTACCGTCAATGCTCACAAGGCATATGGTGTGGATCCGAACAAAGGCGCACTGGTTTTGATTAGACCAGACCAGTTCGTTGCTTGGGTTGAGTCGTTGGAGGATCTGGGAGCGCTGGAAGAGTGGTTGGCGCGGTTTATGCTTGCAGAGCGGGAACCGCGCAGAGATTCTGGGCAGGATAGGGAGAGCACCGAAAGCACAGATATCTAA
- a CDS encoding Polyadenylate-binding protein, cytoplasmic and nuclear, with product MSDVQNATSPAGQASSPDAAATNGNQVNTTIPAPGNDVNDMPTPTSAAPSNANPNSASLYVGELDPSVTEAMLFELFSSIGQVASIRVCRDAVTRRSLGYAYVNYNSASDGERALEELNYTLIKGKPCRIMWSQRDPALRKTGQGNVFIKNLDGAIDNKALHDTFAAFGNILSCKVAQDEHGNSRGYGFVHYETAEAANSAIKSVNGMLLNEKKVFVGHHIPKKDRMSKFEEMKANFTNIYVKNIDLEATDDEFRAMFEKYGDITSASLAHDQEGKSRGFGFVNYIRHEDAGKAVEELNGSDFKGQALYVGRAQKKHEREEELRKQYEAQRQEKSAKYQGVNLYVKNLADEIDDDELRKIFEPYGAITSAKVMRDTIPADEVAASKKDDEKSDDEKKSEDEEKKEEDDKKEEGEKKEDDVEDVTKKLDTITIGGEKKVLGKSKGFGFVCFSNPDEATKAVTELNQKMIHGKPLYVALAQRKEVRKSQLEASIQARNQVRMQQQGPAGAMPPQFMQPQMFMGPNGQPMMMPAQGGRGQMPQMPFMGGMPQQGGRGGFPQQGGRGQPQMPQIPYGMAPQMGFPQGYGANPQAYAQLMQAAQAQAMGGRGAGRGGPMPGMPMMPGMMPGMPGMPPQMGQPGGMPSGRGGFGGQRGGMQGGMGRDGEARGRAGNPRGQAAGIDLGALGQAPPAQQKQMLGEALYPKIHAQQPELAGKITGMLLEMDNEELIGLTGDDNALREKVQEALNVYDEYLKNHNGPSGEGQSEAQPNGTENLNPGVEETKDAEA from the exons ATGTCTGACGTGCAGAACGCGACCTCCCCTGCCGGCCAGGCCTCCTCTCCAGATGCTGCTGCCACGAACGGTAACCAGGTCAACACCACCATCCCAGCCCCGGGCAACGACGTGAACGACATGCCGACTCCCACCTCGGCCGCTCCCTCCAACGCCAACCCGAACTCGGCCTCGCTCTATGTCGGTGAGCTCGACCCTTCCGTCACCGAGGCCATGCTCTTCGAGCTCTTCTCTTCCATCGGACAGGTCGCGTCGATCCGTGTCTGCCGTGACGCCGTCACCCGCCGCTCGCTTGGCTACGCGTACGTCAACTACAACAGCGCCAGCGATGGCGAGCGCGCTCTCGAGGAGCTGAACTACACTCTAATCAAGGGCAAGCCATGCCGCATCATGTGGTCGCAGCGTGACCCAGCTCTGCGCAAGACTGGCCAGGGCAACGTTTTCATCAAGAACCTGGACGGCGCGATCGACAACAAGGCTCTCCACGACACTTTCGCTGCCTTCGGCAACATCCTCTCTTGCAAGGTCGCTCAGGACGAGCACGGCAATTCCAGAGGCTACGGTTTCGTCCACTACGAGACTGCCGAGGCTGCTAACTCGGCCATCAAGTCGGTTAACGGCATGCTTTTGAACGAGAAGAAGGTCTTCGTCGGCCACCACATCCCAAAGAAGGATCGCATGAGCAAGTTCGAGGAGATGAAGGCCAACTTCACCAACATCTATGTCAAGAACATCGATCTTGAGGCCACTGACGATGAGTTCCGCGCCATGTTCGAGAAGTACGGTGACATCACTTCCGCTTCGCTCGCGCACGACCAGGAGGGTAAATCCCGCGGCTTCGGCTTTGTCAACTACATCCGCCACGAGGATGCTGGCAAGGCTGTTGAGGAACTCAACGGCTCCGACTTCAAGGGTCAGGCTCTGTACGTCGGCCGTGCTCAGAAGAAGCACGAGCGTGAGGAGGAGCTGCGCAAGCAGTACGAGGCCCAGCGCCAGGAGAAGAGCGCCAAGTACCAGGGCGTCAACCTCTACGTGAAGAACTTGGCTGACGAGATCGATGACGACGAGCTCCGCAAGATCTTCGAGCCATACGGTGCTATCACTTCTGCCAAGGTCATGCGCGACACCATCCCAGCCGATGAGGTCGCTGCCTCGAAGAAGGACGACGAGAAGTCGGACGACGAGAAGAAGAGCGAagacgaggaaaagaaggaggaggatgACAAGAAGGAAGAGGGCGAGAAGAAGGAAGATGACGTTGAGGATGTGACCAAGAAGCTGGACACCATCACCATCGGCGGCGAGAAGAAGGTTCTCGGCAAGAGCAAGGGCTTCGGCTTCGTCTGCTTCTCGAACCCTGATGAGGCTACCAAGGCCGTCACCGAGCTCAACCAGAAGATGATTCACGGTAAGCCACTCTATGTGGCTCTGGCGCAGCGTAAGGAGGTCCGCAAGAGCCAGCTCGAGGCCAGTATCCAGGCGCGCAACCAAGTCCGCATGCAGCAGCAGGGCCCAGCCGGCGCCATGCCACCACAGTTCATGCAGCCGCAGATGTTCATGGGTCCCAATGGTCAGCCAATGATGATGCCAGCTCAGGGTGGCCGTGGTCAGATGCCACAGATGCCGTTCATGGGTGGCATGCCGCAGCAAGGTGGTCGTGGCGGTTTCCCACAGCAGGGTGGTCGTGGTCAACCTCAGATGCCACAAATCCCATACGGCATGGCACCACAGATGGGCTTCCCACAAGGTTACGGCGCCAACCCACAAGCCTACGCTCAGCTCATGCAGGCTGCTCAAGCTCAAGCCATGGGTGGACGTGGTGCTGGTCGCGGTGGCCCAATGCCCGGCATGCCAATGATGCCTGGTATGATGCCAGGTATGCCCGGTATGCCACCACAGATGGGTCAGCCAGGCGGTATGCCATCCGGTCGTGGCGGCTTCGGCGGTCAGCGCGGAGGCATGCAGGGCGGCATGGGTCGCGATGGTGAGGCACGCGGTCGTGCAGGCAACCCTCGCGGACAAGCCGCTGGCATCGACCTCGGTGCTCTCGGCCAAGCTCCACCTGCTCAGCAGAAGCAAATGCTCGGCGAGGCACTCTACCCCAAGATCCACGCTCAGCAACCTGAGCTCGCTGGGAAGATCACTGGTATGCTTCTCGAGATGGACAACGAGGAGCTCATCGGACT CACGGGCGATGACAACGCTCTTCGCGAGAAGGTCCAGGAGGCCCTCAACGTCTACGACGAGTACCTCAAGAACCACAACGGCCCATCCGGCGAAGGCCAGAGCGAGGCTCAGCCCAACGGTACCGAGAACCTCAACCCAGGTGTTGAGGAGACCAAGGATGCCGAGGCTTAG
- a CDS encoding 3-phytase B: MLTSGVVAVTLSKLPIVASFDPLHHIGGNGPWFSAPNVFNIDAEPPTGCVVDQVAFVSRHGSRYPDPGAYNEWTATSAKSHAANFTTTSSELNFLKTWQPILRHPELELSQLSLGGYKELYEMGVEYRYRYPSLYVENDPFVLWANWYNRYLFRVIDSARLFARGYLGPNATDVGTVYVVNASDSRAVANSLAPSDLCPNYQNSGGGEHATIWANTYLPPVVDRIDSLLHGLEFNTSDVSIFPYLCGFETQILGRRSPWCDVFTEEEILFYEYAQDIRYWYGTGLGTELEKNMMLPFLTSLVQRFVDGPNATYSRANNSTRFKPNPLIAVLSNDGQINQLAAAIGVFDGQPDLPATNVLQNRTFRASNFDTMRGTIGFERLSRGLSSAKEGTFLRVKLNDAVYPVVGCDQGPGRSCALRSYREIVERKSAALGDFEVACGIGNSSVAPVGSKNIRVPTFD; this comes from the exons ATGCTCACGAGTGGTGTTGTCGCGGTCACTCTCTCGAAGCTTCCCATTGTCGCCTCTTTCGATCCTTTGCACCACATCGGTGGTAATGGTCCGTGGTTCTCTGCTCCGAATGTGTTCAACATTGATGCTGAGCCTCCAACGGGATGCGTCGTTGATCAAGTGGCTTTCGTCTCTCGGCACGGTTCGCGATATCCAGATCCAGGCGCCTACAATGAGTGGACTGCCACAAGTGCCAAA AGCCACGCAGCAAACTTTACCACAACCTCCAGCGAGCTCAACTTCCTGAAAACATGGCAGCCAATACTCCGTCACCCTGAGCTAGAGCTCTCTCAACTTTCTCTCGGTGGCTATAAGGAGCTCTATGAGATGGGCGTGGAGTATAGATACCGATACCCGAGCCTGTACGTCGAGAACGATCCTTTCGTGTTGTGGGCCAACTGGTACAATCGCTACCTCTTCCGGGTCATAGACTCAGCCAGGCTGTTCGCTCGTGGATATCTTGGACCAAACGCGACAGATGTCGGAACTGTATACGTTGTCAACGCTTCTGACTCGCGCGCTGTTGCAAACTCCCTGGCGCCCTCTGACCTGTGCCCGAACTACCAGAACTCTGGTGGCGGAGAGCATGCAACGATATGGGCCAATACCTACCTGCCGCCTGTCGTAGATCGTATCGACAGTCTGCTGCATGGCCTAGAATTCAACACATCAGATGTATCCATCTTCCCCTACCTGTGTGGCTTCGAAACGCAGATCCTCGGGCGTCGCAGTCCGTGGTGTGATGTCTTCACTGAAGAAGAGATCCTCTTCTACGAGTATGCGCAGGACATCCGATACTGGTATGGCACTGGCCTCGGCACAGAGCTCGAGAAGAACATGATGCTGCCCTTCCTGACATCTCTTGTACAACGTTTCGTGGACGGTCCCAATGCCACGTATTCCAGGGCGAACAACTCAACGCGTTTCAAGCCAAATCCTTTGATTGCAGTGTTATCGAATGATGGCCAGATCAACCAGCTTGCGGCCGCGATTGGAGTGTTCGATGGTCAGCCAGACCTACCGGCAACGAACGTCCTGCAGAACAGAACCTTCCGTGCCAGCAACTTCGACACGATGCGTGGTACGATCGGCTTTGAGAGGCTGAGCCGTGGTCTGTCGTCCGCGAAAGAAGGCACATTCTTGCGCGTCAAGCTGAATGATGCGGTGTATCCAGTGGTCGGATGCGATCAAGGTCCAGGACGAAGTTGTGCTCTCCGATCATACCGGGAGATCGTGGAGCGGAAGAGTGCGGCATTGGGTGATTTCGAGGTCGCATGCGGCATTGGGAATAGCAGTGTCGCTCCTGTTGGCAGCAAGAACATACGCGTACCAACGTTTGATTGA